The following coding sequences lie in one Vibrio casei genomic window:
- the holA gene encoding DNA polymerase III subunit delta, with protein MRIFADKLADNLERKQYPIYLVMGNDPLLLQESCDLINQHAKKKGFLEKRRFTLDKQLDWNDVFDCCQALSLFSSQQIIELEIPEAGLNAAATKELITLTDKLNSDILLVVISNKALSRAQENTKWFKALHANGILVSCNSPELRQLPQFVQLRCRKLKLMPDAEAIQMLAQWHEGNLLALAQSLEKLALLYPDGQLTLPRVEAALSRHNHFTPFQWTDALLAGQAKRAQRILRQLHAEGQEAIILLRTLQKELFLLLEMKQNFDQNTPMGKIFDQHRIWQNKRPMYTASLQRLNSHNIQRQIHLLAQLELSVKTTFDQDPWPLLSQISIEICQPNTCIPNSKIPIFQ; from the coding sequence ATGCGTATTTTTGCTGATAAATTAGCGGATAACTTAGAACGTAAGCAATATCCAATCTACCTTGTTATGGGCAATGATCCCTTATTGCTACAAGAGAGCTGCGATTTAATCAATCAGCATGCCAAAAAGAAAGGCTTTCTTGAAAAACGACGATTTACCCTTGATAAACAACTAGATTGGAATGACGTTTTTGACTGCTGCCAAGCATTAAGCCTTTTTTCAAGCCAACAAATCATTGAACTTGAAATCCCTGAAGCAGGTCTTAATGCTGCTGCGACAAAAGAACTTATAACGTTAACAGATAAGCTTAATTCAGACATATTACTTGTCGTCATCAGCAATAAAGCCTTGTCTCGAGCTCAAGAAAATACTAAGTGGTTTAAAGCACTTCACGCTAACGGTATTTTAGTCAGTTGCAATAGCCCAGAGCTTCGCCAGTTACCACAATTTGTTCAATTACGTTGTCGTAAATTGAAACTAATGCCTGATGCAGAAGCTATACAAATGCTGGCACAATGGCACGAAGGCAATCTATTAGCGTTAGCACAAAGCCTTGAAAAATTAGCGCTTCTCTACCCTGACGGCCAACTCACGTTACCAAGAGTAGAGGCTGCCTTAAGCCGACATAATCATTTCACGCCTTTTCAATGGACCGATGCTTTACTTGCTGGCCAAGCAAAGCGTGCACAACGAATTTTGCGTCAGCTCCATGCCGAAGGGCAAGAAGCCATAATATTACTCAGAACGTTACAAAAAGAACTCTTTTTACTGCTAGAAATGAAACAAAACTTTGATCAAAATACCCCGATGGGGAAAATTTTTGATCAACACCGTATTTGGCAAAATAAGCGCCCTATGTATACCGCTAGTTTACAACGGCTTAACTCTCATAATATACAACGCCAAATTCATTTGCTTGCTCAACTTGAGTTGTCCGTCAAAACAACCTTTGATCAAGACCCTTGGCCTCT
- a CDS encoding LPS-assembly lipoprotein LptE, translating to MTHLFSNPHFRILIITSLAMITTACGFHLRGNYLLPEDVSHVSVTSFDSYNTLTREVKKQLKLNGVEIVTPAADVANLYLISESDSNRTLSLYQNARAAEYELAYSVSYRVLVPGYDSRSFQINVTRSYLDNPLAALAKSVEKDMILDEMREQAAEQIIRQMARLKAQLVMPESNRDTLQDFPTNSDPDQVDMVDDNVEQTTSTTEVTENSPGDSNHTETATEENQ from the coding sequence GTGACACATTTGTTTTCAAATCCCCACTTCCGTATTCTCATCATCACCAGTTTAGCGATGATCACGACCGCATGTGGTTTTCATTTACGGGGGAATTACTTATTACCTGAAGATGTCTCTCATGTCTCTGTCACCAGTTTTGATTCCTACAACACACTAACTCGTGAAGTGAAAAAGCAATTAAAATTAAACGGTGTTGAAATTGTCACGCCCGCTGCTGACGTAGCCAACTTATACTTAATTAGCGAAAGCGATAGTAATCGAACCTTATCACTCTACCAAAATGCTCGTGCAGCCGAATATGAACTTGCTTATAGCGTTAGTTACCGCGTATTAGTTCCTGGGTACGACAGTAGGTCATTCCAAATCAATGTAACCCGAAGTTACTTAGACAACCCATTAGCAGCGTTAGCTAAGTCGGTTGAGAAAGACATGATTTTAGATGAAATGCGAGAGCAAGCTGCAGAGCAAATCATTCGTCAAATGGCTCGCCTTAAAGCTCAGCTCGTCATGCCCGAATCTAACCGTGACACATTACAAGACTTTCCAACAAACTCAGACCCTGACCAAGTAGATATGGTCGATGACAATGTCGAACAAACTACAAGTACAACCGAAGTAACCGAAAATAGCCCTGGAGATAGCAACCATACCGAAACAGCTACGGAAGAGAATCAATAA